A genomic region of Nostoc sp. UHCC 0702 contains the following coding sequences:
- a CDS encoding SpoIID/LytB domain-containing protein, with the protein MKFQLFLGSLFSQIKVRHWWIGLFFWIALVAPAQASVILRVAIERGVNQVKVGSSTTALVKDSTGRTLGQLPGMSAFYAQAIPGGVALDKWQSGLFWIEPTGKGFVYIGDRWYRGRTLVVPTEKGLTAVNWVDTEEYLYSVLGGEMDTSWPQEALKAQAIAARTYALYEREKQRNNPVYDLGDSPDRWQIYKGVISESPSTYAAVDGTSGQVLTYKNQIILSVFHACSGGHTENVQDVWGNTLPYLSAVQDYDQNISECNWVKTFSPAEVSARISGVGNVKQMIPESYSPFGSVKVLKIVGDRGTRVLKGEEVRTALRLKSTRFKISNGANGSFVLQGLGFGHGLGMSQWGAYNLAKQGVNHRQILGHYYQGVALTAIQAK; encoded by the coding sequence ATGAAATTCCAACTTTTCTTAGGCTCTCTATTTTCCCAGATTAAAGTACGTCATTGGTGGATAGGTCTATTCTTTTGGATAGCTTTGGTTGCTCCTGCTCAAGCATCTGTAATTCTGCGGGTGGCAATCGAAAGGGGAGTGAATCAAGTGAAAGTCGGTAGTTCTACCACTGCGCTTGTTAAGGATAGTACTGGTCGTACTCTCGGACAATTGCCAGGAATGAGTGCTTTTTATGCTCAAGCTATTCCTGGGGGAGTTGCTTTAGATAAGTGGCAGTCTGGTTTGTTTTGGATTGAACCGACAGGTAAAGGATTCGTTTATATTGGCGATCGCTGGTATCGTGGTAGAACTTTGGTTGTACCTACAGAAAAAGGCTTAACCGCCGTCAACTGGGTGGATACAGAAGAATATCTTTACAGCGTCCTTGGTGGTGAAATGGATACCAGTTGGCCCCAAGAAGCCCTAAAAGCCCAAGCGATCGCAGCCCGTACTTATGCCCTGTATGAGCGGGAAAAACAGCGTAATAATCCCGTTTACGATTTAGGTGACAGTCCAGATCGCTGGCAAATTTACAAAGGTGTCATCAGTGAATCCCCCAGTACTTATGCCGCAGTTGATGGTACATCTGGACAGGTACTAACTTACAAAAATCAAATTATTCTCTCAGTCTTCCACGCTTGTTCTGGGGGACACACCGAAAACGTACAAGATGTTTGGGGAAATACTCTGCCTTACCTAAGTGCTGTTCAAGACTACGATCAAAATATCAGCGAGTGTAATTGGGTGAAAACTTTCTCGCCTGCTGAAGTTAGCGCCAGAATTTCTGGTGTAGGCAATGTCAAACAGATGATTCCAGAAAGCTACTCTCCTTTCGGCAGTGTGAAAGTCTTGAAAATTGTCGGCGACAGAGGTACTAGGGTATTAAAAGGTGAGGAAGTACGCACAGCCCTGAGACTTAAAAGCACCCGCTTTAAAATCTCCAACGGAGCAAATGGCAGTTTTGTACTGCAAGGGCTTGGCTTCGGTCATGGTTTAGGGATGAGTCAGTGGGGAGCGTATAATCTGGCTAAACAAGGAGTAAACCACCGACAAATTTTAGGACATTATTACCAAGGTGTAGCCCTAACAGCAATTCAGGCGAAGTAA
- a CDS encoding glycosyltransferase, which translates to MEKSIAVIMTVYNRERYLASAIKSVLSQTRPDFELLIWDDGSSDGSVEIAEYFAQKDSRMRVVAAEHQGRATSLKAAIEQTTSPYFGLLDSDDLLAATALAETSAVLDARPKIGLVYTDYQVIDQDNQLMGYGQRCRIPYSKERLLVDFMIFHFRLLRRQVYEQIGGIKEEFELAQDYDLCLRLSEVTEVEHLAKPLYYYRHHSESVSHTQRFEQILASRDAINQALERRGLQEHYELDVQIVGRYSLRPKRQKSNKNNPLMSGK; encoded by the coding sequence ATGGAAAAATCGATTGCTGTAATTATGACGGTTTACAATCGGGAGCGTTATCTAGCTTCTGCAATCAAAAGCGTCTTGAGCCAAACTCGACCTGATTTTGAACTATTAATTTGGGATGATGGTTCTAGTGATGGTTCTGTGGAAATTGCTGAGTATTTTGCTCAAAAAGATTCACGAATGCGTGTTGTAGCAGCAGAACATCAAGGGCGAGCAACTTCTCTAAAAGCAGCAATCGAACAGACAACAAGTCCCTATTTTGGATTGCTAGATAGCGATGATTTATTGGCTGCAACTGCTTTAGCAGAAACCTCTGCTGTACTAGATGCGCGTCCAAAAATTGGACTGGTATATACAGATTATCAGGTAATTGATCAAGACAATCAACTTATGGGATATGGGCAACGTTGCCGTATTCCTTACTCAAAAGAGCGATTATTAGTTGATTTTATGATATTTCACTTTCGGTTACTGCGTCGCCAGGTTTACGAGCAGATAGGCGGTATCAAAGAAGAATTTGAACTAGCTCAAGATTATGATTTATGCCTACGACTATCTGAGGTGACAGAAGTGGAACATCTGGCAAAACCTCTCTACTACTATCGCCACCACTCAGAGAGCGTATCTCATACTCAGCGATTCGAGCAAATTTTAGCATCGCGGGATGCGATCAACCAAGCATTAGAGCGTCGGGGACTTCAAGAGCATTATGAACTTGATGTCCAGATTGTAGGAAGGTACAGTTTGCGTCCAAAGAGGCAAAAAAGTAACAAAAATAATCCATTGATGTCTGGGAAATAG